A part of Podarcis muralis chromosome 15, rPodMur119.hap1.1, whole genome shotgun sequence genomic DNA contains:
- the LOC144325683 gene encoding uncharacterized protein LOC144325683, which produces MLGTLMTALYFMVKALGQLGNSLFQEEPLPYLVHQPLPWQVQCVTPGRRASRDSGKGGCSRQNNIYGVAGRRGDSSPVSSSRSEEVSDPTERAAVTIQTHYRKYHQHKHGK; this is translated from the exons ATGCTGGGGACACTGATGACGGCACTCTATTTCATGGTGAAAGCATTGGGTCAG CTTGGCAACAGCCTATTCCAGGAGGAGCCGCTGCCCTACCTTGTTCACCAGCCCTTGCCATGGCAGGTCCAGTGTGTGACTCCGGGTCGCCGTGCCAGCAGAGACAGTGGG AAAGGTGGGTGTTCTCGGCAGAACAATATCTACGGGGTCGCAGGACGAAGAG GTGACTCCAGCCCTGTATCCAGCAGCAGGAGCGAGGAAGTGAGTGATCCAACCGAGAGGGCAGCTGTGACCATCCAGACTCACTATCGTAAATATCACCAACACAAGCATGGAAAGTAG